tcacacaatctctttgttacatcccaaaacttgcagcacagacaaacacagcaattgctgatggtctgtcactgtaaaacaatatacatgttaatcatacagtcattttgttaaaattaacaaatcatcttatatgccatgtggttttttttttttttttttaatgttacacacatcgccacttattgtatataactaacacttcccccatttcctctgccttgcgtctcctatttcaggagtgttgaaacaggggaagtaaagcaatacatcaaggacattcagctgtaccacatgttcctcaaacttttactcacatctgaataagaacttattgggtgcaaccttagattgatacgagtggacacttctaattagcatcatcactgcaggcacattttaaaccatcggaacatacaatttggaaagatacaatcaatactggagccctgtctggaatatcttatagataacacaggttagtatcttcacattgctgcttatgcattaccaattagcagcccccctcccccctcaacccccatatgaaattcctgagcagaggagaggggtgagatgggagggagttctctctgaaaacacatctcaaacaggacaggaagaagtttttttgtagtactacaagtgacattttggaatgtggtgggggggagggatgcctcatggcaacctttgttctctataggattcaaaatcctccatcttgaaataagaaatgctgctcatttcatttctctaacttcaagttctctccatatacactttttcaccataactcagcttgcaccaggctattattatcctttaacaacttctctcttcaactatcaatacacttatgcattaactgtccatcttttagtgctgtaatctctaattctaggactataaatcgtcactatttaaacacacacagatcattagggcaacaaaacttaaccagttcatttctgaacgtttaacacaagccctttctaattgcaaacactgagacactttttcccttgccatgaattaacttcctgactctgctgtgtcttgtcactcactatagccccccttcacaatcacaggagctctgatgtacactgtctgtaagcttctaacagattttttgcagcttttcaatcctgccagcctggcataacattctgtttcacatttttaactgtcaattctcacatcttgcccaattgtctactcatgtgttaactaggaaataatttgtgggactagaccgtgcaacaaagtttacatgttggcagtgatggaaacagaatgatttcaaagcgggatgcgaccgtaaacttaccacccggccaacatctcacacagacagataatcttaatacttctaaaatacttatactatatatacataagagttaattcaagcttgtatccttctgttcccggaacagatatccttatatagtgcactatctcttaacgatatggacttactaagcctcttataatcaacatttttacctaacgatatggactctgatatgagccgcttacaatcaacaagctccctgagcttttgcgcgtgtcccagacatcgcaatccactgaaatcataaatagatggttcgacttacttgaatgggatttttggtcattgctcccaggtccaaggcggacaaaaattgatgtctttcacggtagacctgaagagttgaccctcccaatcccggacgagcccccagATCTGTAAGGAAATttttactctcttccctaacggtgtgtccctaacacatgatttcagtggccagcttgaattaagccttaccggtaccgggagaatgaagaagatagaccatatgaacacatgtctatttccaatccattctggtttattcacagctggcaaacagttttaaaagagggggttgagcttcctttacatccaatcatatgttagcattagtatttgaccaatagtatggtcacacataagctctgcattaacataatagctgactcctagtaacagcatttgaccaatcaggtatatacacataagctagcagacacttgagtcagatgtccttttatggctagaaggctgttcatactttcaacatgtatggatttcatgaaacagtttaaggaagtgtctcacattccataggggggagggaggttttgtagtgcactaaccaaatgtaatacacgtggctaaatgagacaaaatggagtcacatatatcccatcaggaACCATGGCATAAGGACTACCCTTCCCTTGGGTACAAGAGGCAGCTTGTGGACTAGAAGCGCTGGCGGTCAATTCATTGATTCGTGGAAGAATCTTCTTTAACTTCCtgctgcttctctgctcctgctactctgcaggttatGACCCTCAGGTTACTCCTAGTGGCAGTTGGAAATGAAACTGAAGGACCAGGACTGTTATATCACAGTACCGATAAGTCGTCAGGAGAGTACATAGAGGTCAGAGGTTGGAATTTGAGGCTCATACAAGGACAGCAATTCTCGGTGGATTTTCCTGGTGAGTGTAATGTCATCAAGaggctctgctataacatgatggTTTTCTCCCACTGATCTATTGTGGacatctgtatatatagtggAGCTGCTCACTTCCAGTGGTTTATCCTCCTCCAGATCCTGTGGACGATCTCTCTCACAATTCTGCCAAATGTTCTGCCAAGAGATAAAATAGCATTGTAATAGTGGTAACCATCTGCACTTTTACCCTGTAGACCCATCAGCAGACTATAAGCTTCCATCAGTGAATGGACTCCACACCACACTCTGCTGATGGAATTACAGGTAATGGAGGGAACTTTCAATAATCCCCATATTTCCCTCTCTTTTTTACGATGACCCACCTGCGATGACGTATGACAGGTTCTTGTATTGGCTTTATGACCTGCCATCTGGCATTGGTAAAAGTGAATCCACAGAATAGCTTTTGATCTTTATCGGCCATTGGTGGCTTATTGGCTTCGGTGGAGGATAggacatcatttatttttttcgatgTCATCACTGGTGGCTGTGGAGAGAAGATCCAAGATCCTGTGTTTAAAAGAAAGGGCACAATGGAACTTTACTACTACCCACATATTCCCTGGATCCTGTACTTACTGGTCCTGGTTGGAATGGTGGACAAGCTGCTGCTTCCTCTATATCTGTCCACTCGATGTCCATGAAAAATGGATGTTCCCTGATGTTACATACCGCTAACTGGCGACTCTCTGGTGACTTGATTAagagctggaaaaaaatatattgaagacaTTTCAGAATTGTAGATCACACTTTCCAATGTAGTCCCTAGTTTTCAATGTCATATTTAGCCGCTGTTGTActgctatatatttttatactcacCCTCTCTATGAGGTCTCTGGCTTGTGGGTCGAGTCGTTTTGGGTAGGTGGGAACATCGTTGATCAGTGACTTCTGAATTTTTTCAGGAAATATACTGGCAGAGAATggatatttgccagtagccatctgATATATCGTCACACCAGCTGAGAACCAGTCCACTGCCGTGTTGTAGGGCTTCTCCAGAAGAATCTGTAGAAATATCAGgttgacaataaaaaaataagagcattgtccagagcagcagaagtcatgGAGATGTCCAGCCCTATGCACAATGAGAAGCACATAGATGATTCCTCACCTCGGGTGCCATGTAGCTAAGAGTTCCGGCATATTGTGAGATCTTCCTTTCCCCAAAGATGTTCATCACGGCAAGACCGAAATCGGCAATTTTCAAGTGACCGGCGCTGTCCATTAAGATGTTTTCTGGTTTTATGTCTCTATGTATGATGCCTCTGTTATGGAGAAACTGCAGCCCACAGATGATCTCAGCTGCAAAAAATCTGAtcacaaaaaaagagaaaacatcAACATTGAGACCAATAAATGATATAAAGATGGATGTTCCTGACAACTATTGTCTTTATCTAAGATATCTATGTTCTGCCTTACCTGGTGACTGGAATGGTGAATGGGGCTTTGGCATGTATGAGGTCACCTAGGTCTCCTCCGCTGAGAAACTCCATGATGAAGAAGGCATAGTCCTGTGATAAAGATAGAGCATATCATGTAAGTTTCAAAAAAACTTAACTAGGGAATATTAGAGTGCATATATATACCCTGCTTTGGAGATGTTATGCTTCTCAAGTAGAAGAAGCCAGAGGTTTAGGTTGACCTACCATCATAGTGCAAGTCTTGGAACTCATTTAAGTACAACAATGTTGGCAAAATTAGGATGGGGTTGGAAAGAACTGACCTACTCACAAAACCCAGTAGTGAATAagactcttaccttggtctggaaGGTGGCATAAGCATGGGTGAATAGTGGACTTTTCCCAGTCACCTCCAGGACCTGTCGCTCAATCAGAACGTTGTTACTAAAGTTCTGAAgcaggaccctcttcttcaccagctTCACTGCCAGTTGTTGTTGGCAGCCGGGATGTGTGGCCAGCATGACCTAGAGGAGACAGAACATTAGAACTTGAGGAACGGCGCATCCTGCCATGAGAAGACGTGAAATCTTGATTTTGCTATAGTCATATTACTacacataaggaaaaagtgaCAACAACTCCTGATACTTACTTTACCAAAACCACCCTCTCCAAGAATTTTATGGAAGGTGAAGCTTTCCAGTCCAGTCACAATGATGGGGGTTTCTGCTGGGGTTGTCACTGGTAGAGAGAAGAGACATTATAGTTAATATTCCTGCGTTTGGCCTCCAATAGTAATTACGTTATGAGAGGATAAGAGTTTTATGGGGCATGAAAGACAAAAATGCTCATTAATCATGTTCATAAGTGGGCAAACCCATTGATACGTTATTGGGGGATATTGGCTCTAGGTGTCTTAGATCTGCACTCACCTGACAGCTGTTCCATCTCAGTGTTATAGGATGTGCTTGGTCCATCTTCAGCTTTTCCCCCTGTcttttctcccctcttcctctttTTTAGGATACTCTCCTGTATAGGGCTTCCAGGTCTTTTCGAAGCCTTGATCATTTTTTCTTTGCCGCCATCTTTCGCCTTCTCTGATGTTTCTATTCTCCTCCTCTTATTTGGCGGCTgaactctcctctttctcttcctttttctttttttgggaagaTTCTTTGGAATCTCCATGTTCAGCCCATAGATGTCACTGGGTTGAGGAAGGTCCTGTGCGCCTTCAGCGCGTTCCATGATGACACTTGGAACGGCTTGGCTTACAGGCCCTCTTTTCTGGTCTTTGAACAAAACCAAAATTTGCTGAGCGCAAGTAAAAGTCGCCTTCACCCGTCAAGTGATGAAGAAATATGGCCGAaagtcaggctgcagaaagctagAATCAATTGTTATATGACATCACAAaggcatctgtgacatcaccacattctAAAGGTCACATGACTTTACAGAGATACCAGTGTCATGGCTGGCTGTCAAAGGTGACATGACATTACGGGTACCTGTAACATCATCAGCCTGGCTGACAGGCCTGTGTTTATCAGCAGTTTTAAAGGTCCATGATTTTCTATTTACTAAGTCTCTCTAGCATTTATCATTTATATTATATCCAGTTTATTCCCAGAATAAAAACTCTCCTCTACAAACAGTTTAACCATGGAACAAGATGCAATTCTACTCTAATTATGCATCTTGTTAgggaaaatgatacattgtgtccAGGGTAGACATGGCGTCCCTTCATTCAGCTGATTGTCGGCGACAAGTTACACAAGGATAGACATTCCTAAGGATACATCATTAATATttaggacaagaataagacatgctctttctttgaaaattaatgggtctgcacccgttccataaaattgcggaacagatgcggacccattcatacagtcgtgtgaatgagccctaaggtctGTTAAGAACGGATAAACTgtccatttttaacagactttttttttttcactgatgcctttctgagaaatgggCATTCAAAACGGACCCATTTAATTGTatggtttagaagcaaatttttaaatttttaagaacatttccaaaacccacttttttaaggaccagttcagttaagaagtcactttgtggggccttcaTAGTAGAAACCGCCTATAAATCACCaaattttagaaaatacacccctgatTTTACACCTcccctgattttacaaactttattaaaccctttaggcgttccataagaattaaagcaAAGTAGAGGGGACATTTTAAAATGTGACACCCCCTAATGCACTGCAAAAATAGAatctaaatatataaaaaaaatatttacagtaAAAATAGCAAAGGTGGAACAGCACCCGTGATGAGTTTAGAAGGGAGTTGTCGGAAACTTCACGTAGCGGTGACGCGGGTGTAAAGAAACGTCCCTACATATACACCAAGCAGCTGCGGTTCTTAAGAGATATCATGGAGTTGCGGCCGtaagtaaatatatattattacattttttttatttttactgacaAGTGACGTACTATTATTACACtggggcgaacctatggcacggttgCCAGAGGcgacactcggagccctctctgtgtgcACCTGCACacaggaaaaagtctatggtgtaccaatttgACTTGTAATTTCTCTGCCATTCATCATCGAGGCCCTTGCTGGGTtttctaggcaacctgttagcagGGATGGGCAAAATGCGGCTCGCCAGCTGtagcaaaattacaactcccagcatgcaaagtctGTCTACAgttaacagcctacagcagggcatggaggGAATTGTAGTTTTTCAACTGCTGTAGAGCCGCAGTTTGACCATCCCTGTGTTAGTGGATTAGGCAATACAGAAGTTTAGTAATGCATTGAAAAGAggttcagacccccaaaagttgaagtttcAAGGTACCAattgtgggacagaaataaatgttgaaaaaaaggccaatacatttttttaattaaacaaactaaaatttgtatatataaaatatatatatatatatatatacacacatacagtacagaccaaaagtttggacacaccttctcattcaaagagttttctttattttcatgactatgaaggcatcaaaactatgaattaacacatgtggaattatatacataacaaacaagtgtgaaacaactgaaaatatgtcatattctaggttcttcaaagtagccaccttttgctttgattactgctttgcacactcttggcattctcttcaagaggtagtcccctgaaatggtcttccaacagtcttgaaggagttcccagagatgcttagcacttgttggcccttttgccttcactctgtggtccagctcaccccaaaccatctcgattgggttcaggtccggtgactgtggaggccaggtcatctggcgcagcaccccatcactctccttcatggtcaaatagcccttactttcaaagttttcccaatttttcggctgactgactgaccttcatttcttaaagtaatgattgccactcgtttttctttacttagctgcttttttcttgccataatacaaattctaacagtctatttagtaggactatcagctgtgtatccacctgacttctcctcaatgccactgatggttccaaccccatttataaggcaataaatcccaattattaaacctgacagggcacacctgtgaagtgaaaaccatttcaggggactacctcttgaagctcatcaagagaatgccaagagtgtgcaaagcagtaatcaaagcaaaaggtggctactttgaagaacctagaatatgacatattttcagttgtttcatacttgtttgttatgtatataattccacatgtgttaagtcatagttttgatgccttcagtgtgaatctacaattttcatagtcatgaaaataaagaaaaccctttgaatgagaaggtgtgtccaaacttttggtctgtactgtatatatatattgtaagaaggaacaaggagccgtcattgacggaagatacgtgtcaccgaggttcctggcctcggtgaggtaagaaccagATTTTTTCCTGACGTGTCAGTTCTgtagtgcagtctgacacttcagctgtcagaatggctgtaaagccaatccgggccggttcttattgggagcagccaaagagcagggtgggtggctgttccccacggttccaggccgggttttggctgggatataaaaacccagccagcacgttcagctgtgtggattatcctgaggagctgaggagtctgtggtttgagacactgaggcaTCTATTTGTGAGAGCCATAGGCTAGGGAAACAGGCcactaaagcctgctgcggactgtaggtgaaaatcatctgctgaccaggtgaagtctttttgcactgtgaactttgtgtggtgtgaacaggcaccaaaactgaacacttacttttggcttgttttcttgctatgtgtgaataaacactgaactttgatttacaacctTGGTTTTTgcatctgtactgcgtccgcttaccctgcctaccacagcgaatccccacaatatatacacaTTGTGGTAATATAAGTAGACTGGGTTAAAACATTAATACATATTAAAACAGAGCCAAACTTTCTCCCCAAAAAAGGTAGCAAAAAAAACTACTCTTTCAGCAAAGAGACCCTGCAAAAACCAATTGGTGGTAAAACAAAAAAAGGTGTATAGAAAATTTAGACAAAAAcagtaatttttaatttttattacagCACTGTTGATAATCTGGAGGAGCAAACTGGGTCGGTAGATTCGGATGAGACCCAAATAGAGACTCAGAAATCACCGTATGAGGCCACAACAAACCCACCAGAGATGTCACAGCAAATTCAGATATCAAGTGGTCCAGAGGATACACCAGCAGAGATCCGTCCAGCACCAAGACGCTGGGGCCGGAATCCTCCTGTGCAAGCACCAACAGATAATCGTGCTGTCGTAGATAGTCGAGTACTAGACTATCTAAATAGAAATCAATCAGAGAGCCCTGAGGAATTAGCGGACTTGATTGTCCCGCAGGATTCAAGTGAGGGGGGCAAACTCCTTCCTTTTGACCAGGGTTGTCGCAGATAAATCTGGGAATACCGAGATGCTGCCAAAAGAGCTGGTGGGCTCCGGGTCCTTCCGCAGTGCTTTCAGAAAGGCTTCTTTGACTTGGTAGAAGTGAATCCTCGCCAGGACATCATGAGAGACCTCTGGAGCAAGGCTTGCCGGCTTGGGGATCCTGTGAATGCGGTAAATAGAAAGGTGCATCTCTGAGAGACTTGGTAAGGCCTCTTTGAGTAAGGTTTGCAGCAGTGAGAGTAGCTGATCAGGGCCCACCGTCTCAGGCACACCCCGGAGTCTGACATTGTTTCGTTGACTCCGGTCCTCCATGTCAGCAACTTTAGATGGTAGCTTGCCTACCTCCTCCTCAAGGGCAGCGTTAGCGTCTATCAGCAGATTATGTGAGGTGGTAAGTTCCACCATCTTGCCTTCTAGATGCGAAGTGCGCTCTCCCAGCTGTGTTATTTCAGCTTGTACTTCCCTGAGAACGATGTGGAAGTCCTCTTTTATGGAAGATCGTAGGGAGTCCAGCATACTCCGGAGCAGCTCCTCTGTAAGCGGTGAGGAGCTATCTGATAGTTGTCGGGATGTGGCGCGAACTTCGCTCGGCGAGGAAGCGGAGAAGCCGTCACAAGATGGCGTGGAGGGCAGCTTCGGGCTTACGCGCAACGGCAGAGTTTTGTGAAAGAACTCTGTGAGTTTCGCCGGAGCCTGGCGCTTCTTGACTTGCCCCATATGTGTAATGAccagcgtcacgcacagggaggaaaaagggaaagccctgcccaagggagagggaaaggtggtgaaccccgaactcaccttgcggctggcacctgacttccctgacatccctagacgggttcctcacccgtgcggcgatcacgtgcctaaaccctggctttccctaaaatgtgccctagatagtgaacgggccggtgggatcgctagtccgcaccactgtcactaagagggaaacaccagggagaggacagacaaaacagacaaacacatacacccaggtgggcgaccacaatagaccacaaaggtccaacagggatctggagggtagcgtactggaccaactaccagagaacgcagcaacacagctccagagggtcagaatagatgtccaggcaggaagctctatatctggcaaccagagaagtgtgagaggggaatataaggaggtttgggagtgctggataaggaacagctgaggagaaggagctacggatccctgagtgagccaaaagggtttgcaaagcaaacccagaaagctaccataaggaaaccgccctatcttacatagagcgtgcagccaaccgctgcgacttcctgaccccgggtataacggagtcaggcgtggttcttgacaccctcgtgacagtacccccctctctacgaggggcctccggacactcaggaccaggtctctcaggatgagaggcatgaaaaacccaaactagcctgtcggcgtttacctcagacgcaggaacccacattctttcctcaggaccataacctctccaatgcaccagatattgaagagagcggcggacccgacgagaattaacaattttggatatctgaaattgtagattaccatccacgacaacaggagggggtggcagcggtgacagttctagaggtggaacatattttttgagtaacgacttgaaaaacattatggattttaaaagtctgaggtaactccaggcgaaaagccacggggttgatgatggctacaattttgtaagggccaataaacctaggacccagtttccaagagggaaccttcaatttaatattcctagtagacaaccacacatagtcattcactcctaggtccggacctggcgaccgtctcttatcagccatgcatttgtatttacctcccatatttttcaagttagcttgcaccttctgccatatcgATGAAAGAGataacgaaaaccgttcctcttcgggaaccccagaagaccccccctctttgaaagtacagaattggggatgaaaaccatatgcaccaagaaatggtgacttgccagtggattcctgacgacgattatttatggcaaactcagctaacggtaaatatgatgaccacaactcttggttttcagacacaaaacatcttagatatgtctcaaggttttggttggtacgctcagtctgtccattcgactgaggatggaaagctgaggaaaaggacaagtgtacccccaaacgggaacaaaaagctttccaaaatttagaaataaactgggtaccccgatccgaaacaacatcggaggggaccccgtaaagcttcacgatttcactgacgaatacctgagcaagagtcttagcattaggtagtgcgggtaatgcaatgaagtgtaccattttgctaaacctgtccactactaccaaaataactgttttacccgcagacaaaggtaagtcagtgataaaatccattgacagacatgtccacggtctattgggaatgacgagtggtaatagagaccctgcaggacgtgtatgtgaaacttttgcgcgcgcacaggtagaacaagaagacacaaaatccaatacatcctgacgcaaccttggccaccaaaaacgacgagacaatagctccaaggttgctttactacccgggtgcccagcaaatgccgaattatgatgttcctttaataattcgaaacgtaggttcaacggtacaaacaatttctctgaggggcaagagaccggggcgtccccctgggcctctaataccttcccctccagaacagagtgtaccgcagaaacaaccactcctctttgaagaatgggcaccggatcactcacattaccccctccagggaaacaacgagagagtgcatcagccttggtattctttgccccaggacgataggtaatcacaaagttaaacctggtaaaaaatagcgaccacctagcctgtctaggggtgagacgcttagctgattcgaggtacagaagatttttgtggtccgtaatcacagtgacggggtggactgcccgctctaaaaagtgacgccactcctcaaacgcaagtttaatagctaatagttccctattgccaatatcgtagttcttttctgctgcagatagttttttagaaaagaaagcacaaggacgccatttgccaggagacggaccctgagacagcacatcccccactcccacctctgacgcatcgacttcaacaataaaaggctgaaagacatcaggttggactagtacaggtgctgaggtaaacctctcttttagagaggaaaaagcaactttagcggcgtcagaccatttagaaaaatcagtccccttcctagtcatgtcagtaaggggttttacaataagtgaataatttttaatgaatttcctatagaaattcgcgaagcccaagaaccgttgtagtgctttgaggttctcaggaagatcccaatctaaaattgcctggaccttcctaggatccatacggaaacctgaagcagatataaaataacctaggaattgtatctcctgaacggcgaagacacatttttcaattttagcatataatttattcgtccgtaggacctgcagtacttgtctgacatgcacctcatgtgttctcagatcagacaaataaattaaaatatcatctaggaatattaccacaaacctgccgataagatgactaaaaatgtcattaacgaaatgttgaaagacggcaggagcattggtcagaccgaaaggcataactagattttcataatgcccctcaggggtgttaaaagctgtcttccactcatccccctccttaatacgaatcagattgtaggcccccctaagatcaagtttggagaaccacctagcacccgcaatctggttaaacaggtcaggaatgagaggaagagggtatgggtctcggatggttatccgatttaattcgcgaaaatctaggcaaggacgcaggaccccatctttctttttaacgaagaaaaaccctgcagccacgggtgaagaagagggtctgatgtgtcccttagccaagctctcggagatataatctttcatggcttgtctctctggacccgaaagattatataacctagtcttgggtaattttgcgccgggaataaggttaaccgagcaatcataaggacgatgaggtggtaacttctgacaacccttttcagaaaaaacatatccgaaataaatgtaggtagggtagttatggaggcgactaagcaattgctatttaagcaattttctctgcactgctcactccactccaatatctccctggcctgccaatccaccactggattgtgcgctaccaaccagggaagacccagcactaccggagtgggaagcccctccagaacataacatgaaagcatctcgttatggtggtcccctacccgaaggtgtaaattatgaacaatgtgggtgaggtttctctgagacagaggagcagaatcaataacgaatatgggaataggtctctgtagcgtacagagagacaaacccatagtgcgggcaaaatgggcatctatcaaatttacccctgctccactgtctagaaagaaagaaatagtctctgtcttatcaccaaaaacaataaccgctggcaacacaaattgcgatgtacgtatggaggaaacatataccccccggctgacatcctccacacagcctgggg
This window of the Bufo bufo chromosome 6, aBufBuf1.1, whole genome shotgun sequence genome carries:
- the LOC121005814 gene encoding protein kinase C delta type-like, which translates into the protein MERAEGAQDLPQPSDIYGLNMEIPKNLPKKRKRKRKRRVQPPNKRRRIETSEKAKDGGKEKMIKASKRPGSPIQESILKKRKRGEKTGGKAEDGPSTSYNTEMEQLSVTTPAETPIIVTGLESFTFHKILGEGGFGKVMLATHPGCQQQLAVKLVKKRVLLQNFSNNVLIERQVLEVTGKSPLFTHAYATFQTKDYAFFIMEFLSGGDLGDLIHAKAPFTIPVTRFFAAEIICGLQFLHNRGIIHRDIKPENILMDSAGHLKIADFGLAVMNIFGERKISQYAGTLSYMAPEVRNHLCASHCA